A window of Streptomyces sp. SAI-127 contains these coding sequences:
- a CDS encoding HAMP domain-containing sensor histidine kinase yields the protein MASTPAPPQAPPKPTWDPRRPAPPLPWLRPTIRIRLTLLYGGMFLIAGILLLSIIYLLAANALNVGSNLPFKIVSGGVTSDICKLSGTELPADELNHALNQCVNDQRQHALDNLLSRSLLALLGLAIIAFAFGYAMAGRVLSPLGRILRTARSVAGSDLSRRIELDGPDDEIKELADTFDDMLERLERAFTAQQRFVGNASHELRTPLAINRTLLEVHLSDPAAPVELQQLGKTLLATNERSEQLVEGLLLLARSDNQIVERKPVDLAEVAEQAVDQVYGEAEAKGVAIRGDRNTAVVQGNGVLLERIALNLVQNAVRYNVPEDGWVEVTTEVQHGHAVLTVSNTGPVVPAYEVDNLFEPFKRLRGADRTGSDKGVGLGLSIVRSVARAHGGHITAQPREGGGLVMRVTLPV from the coding sequence GTGGCCTCGACTCCCGCTCCTCCCCAGGCACCTCCGAAGCCCACCTGGGACCCCAGGCGGCCGGCACCGCCGCTGCCGTGGCTGCGCCCGACCATCCGCATAAGGCTCACGCTGCTGTACGGCGGCATGTTCCTGATTGCCGGCATTCTGCTGCTGTCGATCATCTACCTGCTTGCCGCGAACGCGTTGAACGTGGGGAGCAACCTGCCCTTCAAGATCGTCTCGGGCGGGGTGACCAGTGACATCTGCAAGCTGTCGGGCACTGAGCTGCCGGCGGACGAGCTCAACCACGCGCTGAACCAGTGCGTCAACGACCAGCGCCAGCACGCCCTGGACAACCTCCTCAGTCGCTCACTGCTGGCCCTGCTCGGCCTCGCGATCATCGCCTTCGCCTTCGGCTACGCGATGGCGGGACGCGTCCTGTCGCCGCTCGGCCGGATCCTGCGCACCGCGCGCTCGGTGGCGGGCTCGGACCTCTCCCGCCGTATCGAGCTGGACGGCCCGGACGACGAGATCAAGGAACTGGCCGACACCTTCGACGACATGCTGGAGCGCCTGGAGCGGGCCTTCACCGCCCAGCAGCGCTTCGTCGGCAACGCCTCGCACGAGCTGAGAACCCCGCTGGCGATCAACCGCACGCTCCTGGAGGTGCATCTGTCGGATCCGGCGGCACCCGTGGAGCTGCAGCAGCTGGGCAAGACGCTGCTGGCCACCAACGAGCGCAGTGAACAGCTCGTGGAGGGTCTGCTGCTGCTCGCCCGCAGCGACAACCAGATCGTCGAGCGCAAGCCCGTGGACCTCGCCGAAGTCGCCGAGCAGGCGGTCGACCAGGTGTACGGCGAGGCGGAGGCCAAGGGCGTGGCGATCCGCGGCGACCGGAACACTGCGGTCGTCCAGGGCAACGGCGTCCTCTTGGAGCGAATCGCCCTGAACCTGGTGCAGAACGCCGTGCGCTACAACGTGCCCGAGGACGGCTGGGTCGAGGTGACCACGGAGGTCCAGCACGGTCACGCGGTGCTCACGGTGTCCAACACGGGCCCGGTCGTGCCGGCGTACGAGGTCGACAATCTCTTCGAGCCGTTCAAGCGGCTGCGGGGCGCCGACCGCACCGGCAGCGACAAGGGCGTCGGGCTCGGCCTGTCCATCGTGCGGTCCGTGGCGCGGGCGCACGGCGGGCACATCACCGCTCAGCCGCGCGAAGGGGGTGGGCTCGTGATGCGAGTCACCCTTCCGGTCTGA
- a CDS encoding DUF4193 domain-containing protein, whose product MATDYDTPRKTDDDVDSDSLEELKARRNDKSTSAVDVDEFEAAEGLELPGADLSNEELAVRVLPKQQDEFTCMSCFLVHHRSQLAREKNGQPICRDCD is encoded by the coding sequence ATGGCTACGGATTACGACACCCCACGCAAGACCGACGACGACGTCGACTCGGACAGCCTTGAAGAGCTCAAGGCCCGTAGGAACGACAAGTCGACCTCCGCAGTGGACGTCGACGAGTTCGAGGCCGCCGAAGGCCTGGAACTGCCCGGAGCGGACCTCTCGAACGAAGAGCTGGCCGTCCGGGTACTGCCCAAGCAGCAGGACGAGTTCACTTGCATGAGCTGCTTCCTGGTGCACCACCGCAGCCAGCTGGCCCGGGAGAAGAACGGCCAGCCGATCTGCCGCGACTGCGACTGA
- a CDS encoding D-arabinono-1,4-lactone oxidase → MSTAASAKNGTWRNWGGNVAARPAREVTPASVDELAAAVRKAAEDGLKVKAVGTGHSFTSIAATDGVLIRPQLLTGIRNIDRGAMTVTVEAGTPLKRLNMALAREGLSLTNMGDIMEQTVSGATSTGTHGTGRESGSIAAQIRGLELVTADGSVLSCSEKENPEVFAAARIGLGALGIVTAITFAVEPIFLLTAREEPMSFDKVTSAFDELWAENEHFEFYWFPHTGSTNTKRNNRSAGPEKPVPQLQGWIEDEFLSNGVFQVAQWVGRAVPGTIPSIARISSKALSARTYTDIPYKVFTSPRRVRFVEMEYAVPREAVVETLRELRTMIERSGLKVSFPVEVRTAPADDITLSTASGRDSAYIAVHMVKGTPYQAYFTTAERIFTAHEGRPHWGKVHTRDAEYFAGVYPRFGEFTALRDRLDPERRFQNDYLRRVLGP, encoded by the coding sequence TTGAGCACGGCAGCGAGCGCGAAGAACGGCACGTGGCGTAACTGGGGCGGCAATGTGGCCGCGCGTCCCGCCCGGGAGGTCACGCCCGCCTCGGTCGACGAGCTGGCGGCTGCCGTGCGGAAGGCCGCCGAGGACGGTCTCAAGGTGAAGGCGGTCGGCACCGGGCACTCCTTCACGTCGATAGCCGCGACCGACGGTGTGTTGATCCGCCCTCAACTGTTGACCGGCATCCGCAACATTGACCGGGGCGCCATGACCGTCACGGTGGAGGCGGGTACGCCGCTCAAGAGGCTCAACATGGCTCTCGCGCGCGAGGGCCTGTCGCTGACCAACATGGGCGACATCATGGAGCAGACGGTCTCCGGGGCCACCAGCACCGGCACGCACGGCACGGGCCGCGAGTCGGGCTCGATAGCCGCCCAGATCAGGGGACTTGAGCTGGTCACGGCCGATGGTTCGGTCCTCAGCTGCTCCGAGAAGGAGAATCCCGAGGTCTTCGCGGCCGCCCGGATCGGCCTGGGCGCGCTCGGCATCGTCACCGCGATCACGTTCGCCGTCGAGCCCATTTTCCTGCTCACGGCCCGCGAGGAGCCCATGAGCTTCGACAAGGTCACCAGCGCCTTCGACGAACTCTGGGCCGAGAACGAGCATTTCGAGTTCTACTGGTTCCCGCACACCGGCAGCACCAACACCAAGCGCAACAACCGCAGCGCGGGGCCCGAGAAGCCGGTGCCGCAGCTCCAGGGCTGGATCGAGGACGAGTTCCTCTCCAACGGTGTGTTCCAGGTGGCCCAGTGGGTCGGCCGCGCGGTGCCGGGCACGATCCCCTCGATCGCACGGATCTCCAGCAAGGCGCTGTCCGCGCGGACCTACACCGACATCCCGTACAAGGTCTTCACATCGCCCCGCCGGGTGCGGTTCGTGGAGATGGAGTACGCCGTCCCGCGCGAGGCCGTCGTCGAAACGCTGCGCGAACTGAGGACGATGATCGAGCGCTCCGGACTGAAGGTCAGCTTCCCCGTGGAGGTGCGCACCGCGCCCGCCGACGACATCACGCTGTCCACCGCCTCGGGCCGGGACAGCGCGTACATCGCGGTCCACATGGTCAAGGGGACGCCGTACCAGGCGTACTTCACGACCGCCGAGCGGATCTTCACGGCGCACGAGGGGCGCCCGCACTGGGGCAAGGTGCACACGCGCGACGCGGAGTACTTCGCCGGGGTCTACCCGCGCTTCGGCGAGTTCA
- a CDS encoding response regulator transcription factor, translating into MRVLVVEDEQLLADAVATGLRREAMAVDVVYDGAAALERIGVNDYDVVVLDRDLPLVHGDDVCRKIVELGMPTRVLMLTASGDVSDRVEGLEIGADDYLPKPFAFSELTARVRALGRRTSVPLPPVLERAGIKLDPNRREVFRDGKEVQLAPKEFAVLEVLMRSEGAVVSAEQLLEKAWDENTDPFTNVVRVTVMTLRRKLGEPAVIVTVPGSGYRI; encoded by the coding sequence GTGCGCGTACTCGTCGTCGAGGACGAGCAACTGCTCGCCGATGCGGTGGCCACCGGACTGCGCCGGGAGGCCATGGCCGTCGACGTCGTGTACGACGGTGCGGCCGCCCTGGAACGCATCGGAGTCAACGACTACGACGTGGTCGTCCTCGACCGCGACCTCCCCCTGGTCCACGGCGACGACGTCTGCCGCAAGATCGTCGAACTCGGCATGCCCACGCGCGTGCTGATGCTCACGGCGTCCGGCGACGTCAGCGACCGTGTCGAGGGTCTGGAGATCGGCGCCGACGACTATCTGCCCAAGCCCTTCGCGTTCAGCGAGCTGACGGCACGCGTGCGTGCCCTCGGCCGGCGCACCAGCGTGCCGCTGCCGCCGGTCCTGGAGCGCGCCGGGATCAAGCTCGACCCGAACCGCCGCGAGGTCTTCCGCGACGGCAAGGAGGTCCAGCTCGCCCCCAAGGAGTTCGCCGTCCTGGAGGTGCTGATGCGCTCCGAGGGCGCCGTCGTCTCCGCGGAGCAGCTCCTGGAGAAGGCCTGGGACGAGAACACCGACCCCTTCACCAACGTGGTGCGGGTGACGGTCATGACCCTGCGCCGCAAGCTGGGCGAACCCGCAGTGATCGTCACCGTCCCCGGCTCCGGCTACCGGATCTGA
- a CDS encoding ferrochelatase, whose translation MRDALDATPYDALLLLSFGGPEGPDDVVPFLENVTRGRGIPKERLKGVGRHYFLFGGVSPINDQNRALLDALRKDFADHGLGLPIYWGNRNWAPYLTDTLREMIADGHRRILVLATSAYASYSGCRQYRENLAEALAVLQAEGLELPRIDKLRHYFNHPGFVEPMVDGVIESLAELPEGVRDGAHVAFSTHSIPNASADTSGPVEGHGEGGAYVAQHLEVARLIADAVRERTGVDHPWQLVYQSRSGAPHIPWLEPDICDHLEERHGSGVPAVVIAPIGFVSDHMEVLYDLDTEAKAKAEELGLPMRRSATVGDDPRFAAAIRDLVLERAGVERGQEVTPCALGALGADHNVCPVGCCPARAAKPAAAGVDSPYA comes from the coding sequence ATGCGAGACGCGCTCGATGCCACCCCCTACGACGCCCTGCTCCTGCTCTCGTTCGGAGGCCCCGAGGGCCCCGACGACGTGGTCCCGTTCCTGGAGAACGTGACGCGCGGGCGCGGCATCCCCAAGGAACGCCTGAAGGGAGTCGGCCGGCACTACTTCCTGTTCGGCGGGGTCAGCCCCATCAACGACCAGAACCGCGCCCTGCTGGACGCCCTGCGCAAGGACTTCGCGGACCACGGCCTGGGCCTGCCGATCTACTGGGGCAACCGCAACTGGGCGCCCTACCTCACCGACACCCTGCGCGAGATGATCGCCGACGGCCACCGCCGCATCCTGGTCCTCGCCACCAGTGCCTATGCCTCCTACTCGGGCTGCCGCCAGTACCGCGAGAACCTCGCCGAGGCGCTGGCGGTCCTTCAGGCCGAGGGCCTGGAGCTGCCGAGGATCGACAAGCTGCGGCACTACTTCAACCACCCGGGTTTCGTGGAACCCATGGTCGACGGGGTGATCGAGTCCCTCGCCGAGCTCCCCGAGGGCGTCCGCGACGGCGCCCACGTCGCCTTCTCGACCCACTCGATCCCGAACGCGTCGGCGGACACCTCCGGTCCGGTCGAGGGCCATGGCGAGGGCGGCGCGTACGTCGCGCAGCACCTGGAGGTCGCCCGGCTGATCGCGGACGCCGTCCGTGAGCGCACCGGCGTCGACCACCCCTGGCAGCTCGTCTACCAGTCGCGCTCCGGCGCCCCGCACATCCCGTGGCTGGAGCCCGACATCTGCGACCACCTGGAGGAGCGCCACGGATCCGGCGTCCCGGCCGTGGTGATCGCCCCCATCGGCTTCGTCTCCGACCACATGGAGGTCCTCTACGACCTCGACACGGAGGCGAAGGCCAAGGCCGAGGAGCTGGGCCTGCCGATGCGCCGCTCGGCGACCGTCGGCGACGACCCGCGGTTCGCCGCCGCGATCCGCGACCTGGTCCTTGAGCGGGCCGGGGTGGAGCGCGGGCAGGAGGTCACGCCCTGCGCCCTCGGCGCACTCGGGGCCGACCACAACGTCTGCCCGGTCGGCTGCTGCCCGGCCCGTGCCGCCAAGCCCGCAGCCGCGGGCGTCGACAGCCCGTACGCGTGA
- a CDS encoding MFS transporter: protein MPSPYRALFGAPGSKGFAAAGFVGRMPLSMMGIGVVTMISQLTGRYGLAGTLSATIALAAAAIGPQVSRLVDLHGQRRVLRPATLVALVASAGMLLAAHFRWPDWVLFVCAVGIGSVPSLGAMIRARWAALYRGTPQLHTAYSFESVVDEVCFIFGPIISIGLSTAWFPEAGPLLAACFLAVGVFWLTAQRATEPAPHPREHDGGRTALRAPGLQVLVATFVATGAIFGAVDVVTVAFADEQGHKGAASLVLALYAAGSCLAGLVFGLLHFGGRPEPRWLLGICAMAVSMIPLLLVGNLPFLAVALFVSGLSIAPTMITTMSLIEQHVPRAQLTEGMTWISTGLAVGVALGSSVAGWVIDAAGARAGYGVPAVSGAVAVAVGFLGYRRLSRPAPRRGGSVEHGSEREERHVA, encoded by the coding sequence GTGCCCAGCCCCTACCGCGCCCTGTTCGGCGCCCCCGGCTCCAAGGGTTTCGCCGCCGCGGGCTTCGTCGGCCGGATGCCGCTGTCGATGATGGGCATCGGCGTGGTCACGATGATCTCCCAGCTCACCGGCAGGTACGGCCTCGCGGGCACCCTGTCGGCCACCATCGCGCTGGCCGCCGCGGCGATCGGCCCGCAGGTCTCCCGGCTGGTGGACCTGCACGGCCAGCGGCGGGTGCTGCGCCCGGCGACGCTCGTCGCGCTGGTGGCGTCCGCCGGGATGCTGCTCGCCGCGCACTTCCGCTGGCCGGACTGGGTGCTGTTCGTGTGCGCCGTCGGCATCGGCTCGGTGCCGAGTCTCGGCGCGATGATCCGCGCACGGTGGGCGGCCCTGTACCGCGGCACCCCGCAGCTGCACACCGCGTACTCCTTCGAGTCCGTCGTCGACGAGGTCTGCTTCATCTTCGGGCCGATCATCTCCATCGGGCTGTCCACGGCCTGGTTCCCGGAGGCGGGTCCGCTGCTCGCCGCCTGCTTCCTGGCGGTCGGCGTCTTCTGGCTGACCGCGCAGCGGGCCACCGAACCGGCCCCGCACCCGCGCGAGCACGACGGCGGCCGCACGGCACTGCGTGCACCGGGCCTGCAGGTCCTGGTGGCCACCTTCGTGGCGACCGGGGCGATCTTCGGGGCGGTGGACGTGGTCACCGTGGCCTTCGCCGACGAGCAGGGCCACAAGGGGGCCGCGAGCCTCGTGCTCGCCCTCTACGCGGCGGGGTCCTGCCTCGCGGGCCTCGTGTTCGGGCTGCTGCACTTCGGGGGACGGCCCGAACCTCGCTGGCTGCTGGGCATATGCGCCATGGCCGTGAGTATGATCCCCCTCCTACTGGTCGGAAACTTGCCGTTTCTGGCCGTGGCGCTGTTCGTTTCGGGCCTGTCCATCGCTCCCACGATGATCACGACGATGTCCCTGATCGAGCAGCACGTACCACGCGCGCAACTGACCGAGGGGATGACCTGGATCAGTACCGGGCTCGCGGTGGGGGTCGCGCTCGGCTCCTCCGTGGCCGGCTGGGTGATCGACGCGGCCGGTGCGCGCGCCGGGTACGGGGTTCCGGCGGTGTCCGGGGCCGTCGCGGTCGCGGTCGGTTTCCTGGGGTACCGCCGGCTCAGCAGGCCGGCTCCACGTCGGGGAGGCAGCGTTGAGCACGGCAGCGAGCGCGAAGAACGGCACGTGGCGTAA
- the dut gene encoding dUTP diphosphatase — protein MSRDPLNVLIRRVDPDVPLPAYAHPGDAGADLRTTESRELKPGERAVLPTGVSVALPEGYAAFVHPRSGLAARCGVALVNAPGTVDAGYRGEIKVIVVNLDPHESVRFERFDRIAQLVVQQVERVRFQEVAELPDSARAEGGFGSTGGHAAVGDGGDTSAEAAVGGTTGGNRYASVVSDREGQ, from the coding sequence GTGAGCCGTGACCCCCTGAACGTGCTGATCCGGCGCGTCGACCCCGACGTACCGCTTCCGGCGTACGCGCACCCCGGTGACGCGGGAGCCGATCTGCGGACCACCGAGAGCCGTGAACTCAAGCCGGGAGAGCGGGCCGTACTCCCCACCGGGGTGTCTGTGGCGCTGCCGGAGGGGTACGCGGCCTTCGTGCACCCTCGATCCGGTCTCGCCGCCCGCTGCGGTGTCGCTCTCGTGAATGCCCCGGGGACGGTTGATGCCGGGTACCGTGGGGAGATCAAGGTGATCGTGGTGAATCTCGACCCGCACGAGTCGGTGCGGTTCGAGCGCTTCGACCGGATTGCCCAACTCGTCGTCCAGCAGGTCGAGAGGGTCCGCTTCCAGGAGGTCGCGGAGCTTCCCGACTCGGCGCGGGCCGAGGGGGGCTTCGGGTCCACCGGCGGTCACGCCGCCGTGGGCGACGGGGGCGATACAAGCGCTGAGGCCGCCGTGGGCGGCACAACGGGTGGGAATCGATACGCTTCGGTCGTATCCGACCGGGAAGGACAGTGA
- a CDS encoding DUF3710 domain-containing protein, translated as MFGRRKKKGAAEDAAGEAEQVVDSVDTEADDVERERVRLEPEPRPDGPWDDTEVRDPAEGRVDLGGLFVPGVDGMELRVEVAGDAIVAATVVLRDSAIQLQAFAAPKREGIWGEVREEIGSGITQQGGIVDEVEGPLGWELRAQVPVQLPDGTGGFQVVRFVGVDGPRWFLRGVISGQGAVQPQAAGLLEQIFRDTVVVRGEGPMAPRDPIVLKLPNDAQMVPEGVQQQDEGSRFSGGMGQLQRGPEITEVR; from the coding sequence GTGTTCGGACGTCGCAAGAAGAAGGGTGCCGCCGAGGACGCGGCCGGCGAGGCCGAGCAGGTCGTCGACAGCGTCGACACTGAGGCGGACGACGTAGAGCGCGAGCGCGTACGGCTCGAGCCGGAGCCGCGCCCCGACGGGCCCTGGGACGACACCGAGGTCCGTGACCCCGCCGAGGGTCGCGTGGACCTGGGCGGTCTGTTCGTGCCGGGTGTCGACGGCATGGAGCTGCGGGTCGAGGTCGCGGGCGACGCCATCGTCGCGGCCACCGTCGTACTGCGCGACAGCGCCATCCAGCTGCAGGCCTTCGCGGCTCCCAAGCGGGAGGGCATCTGGGGCGAGGTGCGCGAGGAGATCGGCTCCGGCATCACCCAGCAGGGCGGCATCGTCGACGAGGTCGAGGGTCCGCTGGGCTGGGAGCTGCGTGCCCAGGTGCCGGTGCAGCTGCCGGACGGCACGGGCGGCTTCCAGGTCGTGCGGTTCGTGGGTGTGGACGGTCCGCGCTGGTTCCTGCGCGGGGTGATCTCGGGCCAGGGTGCGGTGCAGCCGCAGGCGGCCGGGCTGCTCGAGCAGATTTTCCGGGACACCGTCGTGGTCCGCGGCGAGGGCCCGATGGCGCCCCGCGACCCGATCGTCCTCAAGCTGCCGAACGACGCCCAGATGGTCCCCGAGGGCGTCCAGCAGCAGGACGAGGGCTCCCGCTTCTCCGGCGGGATGGGCCAGTTGCAGCGCGGACCGGAGATCACCGAGGTCCGCTAG
- a CDS encoding DUF3093 domain-containing protein, with protein sequence MQPSAAPYDERLTAPRSWWLISFLVGVAFALILLPFGTLPLLGGLVGGTAVAAILASSYGSLRIRVVGDSLIAGEAKIPVAALGEAEILDPEEARAWRTHKADTRAFLLLRSYIPRALKVEVTDPDDPTPYLYLSTREPELLAEALKAARTAAA encoded by the coding sequence ATGCAGCCCTCCGCCGCCCCGTACGACGAACGTCTCACCGCCCCCCGCTCCTGGTGGCTGATCTCCTTCCTGGTCGGGGTCGCCTTCGCGCTGATCCTGCTGCCCTTCGGGACGCTTCCGCTGCTCGGCGGCCTGGTCGGTGGCACCGCCGTGGCAGCGATCCTCGCGAGCTCCTACGGCTCGCTGCGCATCCGCGTCGTCGGTGACTCCCTCATCGCGGGCGAGGCGAAGATCCCGGTGGCGGCGCTGGGCGAGGCGGAGATCCTGGACCCGGAGGAGGCCCGGGCCTGGCGGACCCACAAGGCCGACACCCGCGCCTTCCTGCTGTTGCGCTCCTACATTCCCAGGGCGCTGAAGGTGGAGGTCACCGACCCGGACGACCCGACGCCGTATCTGTATCTGTCGACGCGGGAGCCGGAGCTGCTGGCCGAGGCGCTGAAGGCCGCCCGGACGGCCGCCGCCTAG
- a CDS encoding inositol monophosphatase family protein, with translation MTDPLHAELLRLAQEAARRAGALLRDGRPADLAVARTKSSPIDVVTEMDIAAEKLITDLISEHRPDDGFLGEEGASTEGTSGIRWVIDPLDGTVNYLYGLPTWSVSIAAEQGGETVVGVVAAPMRGETYHAVRGEGAWATGAWEGERRLTCRPAPPLDQALVSTGFNYVTEVRTHQAEVAQKLIPLLRDIRRGGSAAVDLCDLAAGRLDGYYERGLNAWDYGAGDLVAREAGALTGGRPGERPNPGLTVAGTPGVFEPLQELLEGFGAWHD, from the coding sequence GTGACCGACCCCCTGCACGCGGAACTGCTTCGGCTCGCCCAGGAGGCGGCCCGTCGCGCCGGCGCCCTGCTGCGGGACGGCCGTCCGGCCGACCTCGCGGTCGCCAGGACCAAGTCCAGCCCCATCGACGTGGTGACGGAGATGGACATCGCGGCGGAGAAGCTGATCACGGACCTGATCTCCGAGCACCGCCCGGACGACGGCTTCCTCGGCGAGGAGGGCGCCTCCACCGAGGGCACGAGCGGTATCCGCTGGGTGATCGACCCCCTCGACGGTACGGTCAACTACCTCTACGGGCTGCCGACCTGGTCCGTCTCCATCGCGGCCGAGCAGGGCGGCGAGACCGTCGTGGGAGTGGTCGCGGCGCCGATGCGCGGCGAGACGTACCACGCGGTCCGGGGCGAGGGCGCCTGGGCCACGGGCGCGTGGGAGGGCGAGCGCAGGCTGACGTGCCGCCCGGCGCCGCCCCTGGACCAGGCCCTGGTGTCGACGGGCTTCAACTACGTCACCGAGGTCCGCACCCACCAGGCCGAGGTGGCCCAGAAGCTGATCCCCTTGCTCCGCGACATCCGCCGCGGCGGCTCGGCGGCGGTCGACCTGTGCGACCTGGCCGCAGGCCGCCTGGACGGCTACTACGAGCGGGGTCTGAACGCCTGGGACTACGGGGCGGGCGACCTCGTCGCCCGGGAAGCGGGCGCCCTGACCGGCGGCCGCCCCGGAGAACGCCCGAACCCCGGCCTCACCGTCGCCGGCACCCCCGGGGTCTTCGAGCCCCTCCAGGAGCTCCTGGAGGGCTTCGGCGCCTGGCACGACTGA
- a CDS encoding PaaI family thioesterase, producing MSGTSPALKPPADAAQPLRHQDAPAPGELLGAHYGQCFGCGGEQSHGLHLEARAGEGVSVTAEFTVRPAHQGAPGLAHGGVLATALDETLGSLNWLLRTIAVTGRLETDFVRPVPVGTVLYLEAEVTAVAGRKIYSTATGRIGGPEGPVAVRADALFVEVKVDHFIDNGRPEEIRAAMDDPDQVRRARAFEVNP from the coding sequence GTGAGTGGTACTTCCCCGGCTCTCAAGCCTCCCGCCGACGCGGCGCAACCTCTGCGACACCAGGACGCTCCCGCGCCCGGTGAGCTGCTCGGTGCGCACTACGGCCAGTGTTTCGGCTGTGGCGGCGAGCAGTCCCACGGGCTGCACCTGGAGGCGCGGGCCGGCGAGGGGGTCTCGGTCACCGCTGAGTTCACGGTGCGCCCCGCCCACCAGGGCGCTCCCGGGCTCGCGCACGGCGGCGTGCTCGCGACCGCCCTCGACGAGACCCTGGGCTCGCTCAACTGGCTGCTGCGCACCATCGCCGTGACCGGGCGTCTGGAGACCGACTTCGTACGGCCGGTGCCCGTGGGCACGGTGCTGTATCTGGAGGCCGAGGTGACGGCGGTGGCCGGGCGGAAGATCTACTCGACCGCGACCGGCCGGATCGGCGGACCCGAGGGGCCCGTGGCGGTCCGTGCCGACGCCCTGTTCGTCGAGGTCAAGGTCGACCACTTCATCGACAACGGCCGCCCGGAGGAGATCCGGGCCGCCATGGACGACCCGGACCAGGTCCGGCGTGCCCGTGCCTTCGAGGTGAACCCGTGA